The Nostoc sp. 'Peltigera membranacea cyanobiont' N6 genome contains the following window.
TGAAACTTCTTGAACTGAAAATGACGTATTCACGATCCAAGCATCTCCTTAAATGAAATTTGTAAACTTAAAAGTGCGTATTCAAATATTCTATTTACGTAAATCTAAAATTTTTCTATAAAAAATAGATTTATGAGAATTTTTACTGTATTGATTCACTGCATTATATAGTGCTGCTAAGTAGATTAGGACATAAACTAATCATAAAGCACGGACACCAAGAGACTTTTAAGCCTGTTCCCTGCTATACATACAAAAAGCCAGATGAGTAGCCATGAGACTTAAGTAATATATTTAACCTTATTGTCAATGGTAATGAAACTTTATAGCTTCTGTCTCAGATTTTCTAATCTCAGAAAATGCAGTCGTCCTGATATCTCTCCAGCCACAATGGTGACTCCATCGGGCGCAACGGCACAGGATAGTAATTCACTATCTCCAATGAAGCTAGTTAGGACAGTTCCAGAACGAAGATCCCAGAGTTTGAGGCTACAATCCCGAGAAACCGAAATGGCAAACTGTCCACCACCAAATACTGCGATGTCCGTAACCTGAGCGCGATGAACCTCTAAATCCAGCAGTTGTATTCTGTTTTGGAAATCCCAAACTTTCACAGTTGCGTCATCAGATGCAGAAATAATTCGCTGTCCATCTGGTGTGACTGCTACAGCATTAATCCATCCATTGTGGTTGCCTAAGTCGTAGGGTTCAGATTCGTGTTCCAAATCCCAAACTTTTAATGTGCGATCGCGAGAGCCGGAAATGCAAGAGCGACCATCTGGCGTAACCGCTACAGCTGTGATTTCATCCTTGTGACCCACCAGGGTACGAAGTACAGTGCTTGCTTCCAAATCCCAAACTTTCAAAGTCCAATCTACTCCGGCAGAAACTGCTTTGTGCTTGTTTGGAATCACGGCGACAGAATTGACTCCTGTAGGATGGATCTCAGCACCGCTCTCGTCTCGAATGGGATCGTTGAATTTACCTGTGCTATAGGACTCCTATTTGATTTTTGAAAAAACTCCGTACATCTGAAGAGTGGGGAAATCAAAGGTAGTGTGTCGAATAAACCACTCAAACATCCACTTCAAATGCGAGAATTTTGGGATCAAGGCACAGAAACGTCGAACCCATGTTTTAGCTTGCAACCAAATATCCTCGATAGGGTTTTGTTCTGGACAATTAGGAGCAAAGCGAACGCAGTGTATTTTCCATTGCTCGGCTGGTAGACCAAGATTTACCTCATCTAAGAAGCCTCGAACTTCGTTGGAACGGTGATAACTAGCGCCATCCCACAAAATTAGCAATCGCTGGTTGGGGGAGTGAGCTAGCAAATACTGTAGGTAATCAATAGTATTTTTAGAATTTCCGCTATCGTAGGCTTTTAGTAGCAATTCTCGTTCGAGATAGTCAACTGCTCCATAGTATGTCTGTTTATCTCGTTCGTTCACAACTGGAACTGCTATTTCTTGGTCAGTTTTCCCCCAAACATATCCACTTAAATCTCCCCATAGCAAATGGCATTCATCAAGCAGCAACACTCTCAATAAGCCTGTTTCAATTTCCTCTCGGTGGTTTGCCAGCAGTGTTGCAATCTCTTTTTTTTTGCTGCGACAGCATTCTCGTCGGCTTTGGGATTTAATTTTGTGGTTTTCTTCCAGCTAATTCCTGCTGCATCAAACAGGTCGTAGTAACTTTGCTTTGATTCATAAATTACGTCGTACTCAAAAGCTAATTTGTACTCTAGTTCACCTAGCTCCCAGCAGTTTTTAGTTTGCAGCCAACTCAATACTTCTTCTTGCTGTTGAGTACTCAGGTAGCTCTTTCTCCCTTTGTAGTTCAAGCACAGTCCATTAATTCCATCTTCCTCATAGGCTTGTTTCCAGCCTGTTATCGAGCCTAGAGACACATCTAAAATAGCTTGGATTTCTTCGTACAAGTAATCTTGGTAAACCAATTTGACTGCCAAAGCTTTTCTTGCCTCACGGGCATCACGACAAGCTGCTATAAAATCTTGTAACTCAGCGATCGCAGTTGCCACTCCTCCAGGTAGTGTTGCCGTTTGTAGATGCTGATTTATCATTGTCTGCTCTTACACTTGTAAACTCTTGCGTATTATCTCGTAATCTTTTTCAAAAATCAAATAGGAATCCTATATGTCCCTTAAGTGTCTGTAAAACTGCTCCTGTTTCTAGATCCCAAACTTTGAGAGCGTTATCCAGACCTGTTGAGATTACTCTTTGGCTGTCAAGGGTTGCGGTAACAGCATAGACTTGCTTGTTGTGACCTGGCATCCAGACTTTCACAATCGCTTGGCGGCTATTGTCCCAAACCTGGAGTGTACCGTCTTCACAAACGCCAACAATATGTTGTTCATCAATCTGTGCAGTGATGGCAGAAGCACGCTTGGGATCGCCCTCTCGACAGTCCAATTCAGTCCCTGACTCTAAGTCCCAAAGCCTAAATGTGCGGTCAGCAGAGGCAGAAAGTAGGTGTTGACCATCTGAAGCGAGTTTGACTACGAGTACTTTATCCGTATGCCCAATAAAGTCTCGCAAGTGGGTGCCACTTTCCAAATTCCACAACTTCAAGGTGCAATCTGCGGCAGCAGAAATCGCTCGTTTTCCATCGGCAGTCACCTCGACAGACAAAACTGCATCTGTGTGTCCTGCAAAAGAACGTAAGCAATTTCCAGATTCAAAATCCCAGAGTTTAAGAGTGCGATCGCTTGATGCAGAAACAATTGTGTTACTACCTGCGATCGAGAGCGCTAAGACGGCACCTTTATGTGCTTTTATTTCCCGCAAGAGCCTGCCGCTATCAAAATCCCAGATTTTTAATGTACCATCATAGCAACCCGAAATAATCGCCTGTCCATCTGAGGAAACTGCTACTGCAATCACAGGTGAGGTATGGAAGTCACCAATAGTTCGGAGAACGGCTCCAGTCTGCACATTCCAAAGTTTGAGTGTACAGTCCTGTGAACTAGAAATAACCCACTGCCGATCGGGGCTGATTGCTAGGGCACTGATTGCAGCAAGATGAGCGTCCTCTAGGATTTTGAGAACCGTGTAGTTTTTTAAGCTCCAAACCACAAGTTGTCGATAATTGGAGGAAATAACATACTGCCCGTTGGGAGTTATGGTTAGTGCATCTATTGAACTAAAATGTTTACTCGTTTGCATTTGGCGATCGCGTCGAAGATCCCAAATTTTCAAGGTTTTATCTTTAGAAGCAGAAACAATTTGTTGACCATCTGGAGTAATTGCCACAGCAGTGACTGAGTTAGTATGTCCTTCCAGTGTTTGCAGCAATTCTCTAGTGTGCAAGTTCCAAACTTTGATTGTTTTGTTAGCTCCACTAGAAATAATTGTTTCTCCATCAGGAGCGATCGCTACGGTTTCAACCGATCCCCCATGTCCTAAAAATGGGGGTAATTGAGTTTTCGTTTCCAGATCCCAGATCGTCAACCGGAATTGACTGGCAACCGCACAAATAGCATAGCGCCCATCAGGAGTAACTGCCATCGAGCGAACCCAGCCAATTTGATCTGCAAGTGTGTAGAGTTCAATTCGATGCTCTAAATCCCATACTTTTAAAAAACCTTGGGTGGAAGCAGAAATGGCTCGTTTACCATCCGGTGTTAGAGCCAAAGCTCTGACTCCCCTTGAGTGTCCCTCCACAAAGCTGTGAATTTCCGTTCCAGTTGCAATGTCCCAGAGTTTGATGGTGCCATCAGATGAACCAGAGATCATCTGCTGACCATCGGGTGTGATAGCGATTGCCCAAACGCGATCGTCATGCCCCCAAAAAGTCTGCAACTCGGTTCCTTGTTCTAGATCCCAAAGGCTGAGTGTGCGATCGCTGGAAGCAGAAATAACTTGCCGTCCATCAGGTGTGAGTGTGATCGCGCTGACAGATCCAGTATGGCCTTGCAATGTCAACAACTCTTTCCCACTACTCAGTTGCCAAACCTTGAGCGTATTGTCCTCAGAACCAGAGATAATTTTTTGTCCATCAGGTGTGACTGCAACTGCGTTAACAGCTGCCATGTGACCGCTGAAAGTGCGACTTAACAGCCCTCCCGCTATAGTCAGGCTAGAGGTTAATGGACGCAGCCATACAGTAGTCGTGGAAAGGATCGCCTGCTCAAGAAAGCTTTGAACTTCAGAAGAATCATAATCTTGTAAGCGACCCAGCAATTGTCCTGCCAATTGTCCTCTATCTTCTGCCAAAACATTTGCTGATAATCGAATTGCAGCTTGGATTAATTCTATACTTTCCTTGATTTGAACGGAAATGGCAACAGCAGGTTGAAGTGCCAGTTCATAGTCTTCGATAACTGATTGCGGAGGTAAAATGGAGAGTTTATAATCAATAAACTCAAATTCGGTTAATAGATGGCATAGGTCATCCGCGATGCCTGCTCTAGCTAGATGGTATGGCAGGTTCAGAACATATTCTGCATCTTCTAGGGAGAAGTTATTGAAATCATTCATAAAGCGATCGCTACGTGCGCGTAAAACCTAGAATTCACTAATCTCAGGTTGGTTGAAATGCTACAACAATAAAATAATAAAGCCGCTTTGATGTAATTACAATTTAGTTACTTACAAGTATTAAATGACACATTTTGAAACCCTCAAGCAAATTCTCCATCGGGTTGAAAAAGGACAGCAAACCGATGATGACATCACGATTCTAGGTCAGCTACTTCTGGCTGGCGATCGCCAATTTGTACAGCAACTAGGTAAATATAATGTCAATATTGGGGAAGGGAAAGAGATACACATAGGCGATCGCATTTATTTAGAATGGAATGATGAAGCGATAGAAGCCTTAGTTAAAGTACTCAGTCCAAGTCCAATTGGAATTCCCCAAAATATTCCTCATACAGGCGTAATCAAATTTGTAGGCAGAACACATGAGCTTCAACTGTTACACCAAAAGTTGCAAGAAAAAAACTGTGTAGCCATTTCAGCGATTGCCGGAATGGGTGGTATAGGTAAAACGGAACTAGCGATTAAGTACGCACTAGATCACAAAAAAGACTATTCTGGAGGAATTTGCTGGTTGCGAGCAAGGGATAAGAATATTGGCGAACAAATTGTTAATTTTACTCAAAACAATTTAGGTTTAAAGATTCCAGATTATATTAAAGGTTTAGATAATCAAGTAAGTTGGTGTTGGCAACATTGGCAAGAAGGAAATGTTTTAATTGTGTTAGATGATGTTACTAACTACGCACATATTAAATCTTACCTTCCTTTTGCTAATCCTCGTTTTCGAGTATTAATAACCACACGATTAGAATTATTGCAATTTCACCAAAGAATAGAGTTAAATGTATTAGAACCGGATACAGGGCTTATTTTATTAGAGTTTTTTATTAGTAACAAAGAAAGAATACAAAATGAATACACAATTGCTCAAAAAATATGTAAGTTTTTGGGATATTTACCATTAGGATTAGAATTAGTGGGACGCTATCTGGAACATAAACCAAATTTATCCTTAGCAGAAATGTTACAACGTTTAGAAGCAAAAGGACTGAAGCAACAAGCATTAAAAAAACCAGAAAAGCTAACTTCAGACATGACAGCTGAGTTAGGAGTTGCAGCTGCTTTTGATTTGAGTTGGCAAGAGTTAAATTCTACAGCCAAGGAGTTGAGTTTATTTTTATGTCTATTTGATTTAGTACCTATTTCCTGGCAGTTGGTTGAACAGTGTTTTCCTGAGCAAGATACAGAAAATTTAGAGGAAGCCAGAGATTATTTTCTAGTCTATCTACATTTATTGCAACGTGAAGAAAAAGAAACTTATAAACTACATGAATTGATTCGCGAGTTTTTTCAAAGTAAATTAGTTGAATTAACACAGACTACTTTAATAGAAGCAGTAGCCATAAAAATAGGGGAGATTGCAGCTAAAAATAGTATCTATATTACCGAAATTTTACAGAAAGGATTACTAAATTGGAACTTTCCTCCGAGTTCACAACTGTCAGCATTAGAATGGGGAAAGCAAGTTTATATAGCCAGTGAGTCTTGGTGCAATGGACTAGATAAATTAGCAAAATTAGTAATGCCTCTTAGAGCAGATAGTAGTTTACCAGTTTTGGGCGTTGCTTTAGTTGAGAAAAATCCAATTAGTTTTAGAGCTAGTCTTATTAAGAATTTACCCCAATCTGGTGCTATTGCATTTGAAAGAACATTAATAAATAATCCGAATCTACTTTGCCTTGTAATCGGTTGGTATTTTGGAGAAGATATTCAAGAAAATATTGTGGAATTACCTTCAGAAGCTACAAAAATTTCTGAAGATAATTATAATTGTGGAGATATAGATATAAATGCACTTTTTAAATTAGGTTGGAATAATTTTAAATCGTCTCTGATTAAGCCCAATATATCTACAGCTTGGCATTACGTTTTTACTGATATTGTTGAAAAAATGTCAAAATTGTTACAAGAGCGATCGCTTCCTGTTTCATCAGGATATCTTTCTCTTGAAGCTGCTTGGCACGGGGCTATTTATTTAACTCGGAAACATCTCATAAACTCTTACCCAAATAACTATTGTGATCCAATTGCTTTAGATGAGATTGAAAACCGTCTATCTAAAATTAATCAATACCAGTTTTCTTCGATGATGAAACACTGTTTAAATCAGTTAAGAATTGAGATAAACGCTTGTCGTGAGCAAGATAAAACTCATTTAACCCTTTCTTCTTCTGTTCAAATTTTCAAAAGTAGTTATAATATTTCTCCTGAAATTATACTAAATTATACTGCGGATATTTTCCAGCAATCAATTGAAAGTTATGAGCAATTAGTTAATAGTTTATTTATTAAACTTATTCCAAAGTTACAGTTAGCATCAATTTTACCCGCTAGACTTGTTGGTTATATTGTTCCACCTAAAAGTTCTGTTGACTCAATTAGTATAAGTTGGCATTGGGAATCTTTGCCTAAAGGTCAAAAAAGTTATGTATATTTTAGATTAATTGAAAACGAAAATTCTTTAGCCTCTTCATTTTGCCAGACAGATCTATTTCCTAAAACACTAAAACAAACTCCATTCACTCAATCATTGCTAGGAACTAATCCTGTGACTGAAAGGGTATATCAATGGCTTTGGGAAGATTTAAAAAAGATAGGATGGATTAAAGGCGATCGGTTAGAAAATGCAGGGTTTCCTTACTGGAGGTAATTCAATATTTTCATCTTGAAATTACAAGTTTGTTAGATACAGAAATTATCTCTATAGAAACTCTCATCAAATAACAAGTTTAAAAAATCTTGAGTAGTTATAGTTTAGAGGTTTTTGAGAAAGAATGAATACAGAATATCTAAAAGCTATTCTTAACAGAATCGCTAGTAAGCAACATACTGAAGACGATATAACATTATTAGAACAGGCACTGGTTGCCGATAATTGCCAGATTGCATCACAGTTGGGTAAGTATAACGTCAATATTGGAGAAGGGAAAGAGATACATATAGGCGATCGCATTTACAACCAGTGGGATAAGGAAGCGATGGAAGCCTTAGTTAAAGCAATTCAAGAAGCAAGCGGTATTCATCAAAATACTCAGGGTGGCGATGCAGCCGCAAGAGATATTGATAAACGTAATATTTACGAAAATTGTACATTTATTCAATTGCTGGCTAAAGACAGTAATCTTGGTAGTCTTTCTCAAGAACCCTTAAAAGATTTAGATTTTTCTGATATCTCTCAAGAAAGTATTCGACAAGCGTATCAAGATGCTTTACCTCCCGATGCTAGTGTGTGGAATTTAGAGGGAAACAATATCACACAAATCTTACAAGAGCTTAATGAATTTAGAAGATTATTTGAGTTTTTTAACTGTTTAAGTCAGGATGAAAGTCTACCTGAAGAAATTCGCAATAAACTAAGTAATGTTGCTAAAAACATAGTATCAAAAAAGCATCCAGAGGAGAAGACAAATAAATCCTCAAAAGATTTTTTTTCTGACAAAGAAGGACTACTTGAATCCTATTTAATCGCTACCCTTGAGCGTTGTGATGATGATAATGAGCAGTTTTTACTGAATGCTTGGTTAATTATTGATGACTCAGTGCAAGTAAATGACCTATCTAAATTTACATCACTACTGAACAAAGATGAACAGCAACAGGGAACATTATGTAAATTTAATGACATACCAAAACAACTGAACAAATTTTTGAAGGCAAGTCTAAGACATCTTCGAGGTAAACAATATCAGCTAATTGTTGAGGTGTTTTTACCAAGTGATTTGATTGGTACAGAGGTAGATCGCTGGAAAATTTATGACCCGATAGTAGAGGAAATAACTTTGGGGATTAAGTATCCAATTCGACTGCGATCGCTAGAACGTCTGGATCTTGAATATTTAGATTCTTATCTATCTGATTGGTATAAGTATTGGAACAAGGTTAAAACTGTTTTACATAATGAACCCATTCAAGAACTATTTGCACATCTTGAGGAGATGGAAACTTTTAATTGGAAGTCGTTGAGAAGTAGTTTAAAGGAAAAAATCGGACTTAAGGTAACTTGCGCTCCTCCCAAAGCCAAAACCAAGGAGTTATTTAAAGCTATCTTAACAGCAACGACACCAATTGCCATTTGGACAAGATGTGATATCCCTAATTTTGATCATGTGGCTGCAATAGATGAAATATTAACTTTTAAACCATTATGTCATTTGTGTGAATCAGTTAGACTGACTAGAGAAAAAGCTGATGCTCAAACTGAAGAACATTTAGGGTTTCATTTAGCCCTGCTTTGGGAAGATCCTCATCGTCTTACCCCTAATGTCATGCTGGAATTAAAAACACCTGGACAATAACAAGGAAGTTAAATTAAAAAAATGACTGATTGGAAAATTTTTCAAGGCAATAGTGAACCGCACGATAATATTAATCAACTTCCTCCTCCCCCAAGTTGGCGTAAATTTATAGGTGCAGATAAGGAAATAGTTGAACAAATTGAGCAACGCTGGCAAAAATTCTGTGAGAATTTAGAGCAGAATGCAAGAAATGAGCAACGGGGTAAAAGTTTCCGTATCCACACCGATAAAAATAATGACAGAAACACTGTTATTAATATGGTCAATGCAGCTTTATATTTAAGACGACCTTTGTTAGTAACGGGAAAACCGGGGACAGGTAAAACGTCTTTGGCTTATGCTGTGGCTTATGAACTAAAACTGGGGGCGTTGTTACCTTGGTATATTACTGCTCGTTCTACCTTACAGGAAGGATTATATCGTTATGATGCGATCGCCCGCCTGCAAGATGTGCAGATGGGTGATAAAAGTAAAGATATTGGTCGCTACATTCAACTAGGCCCACTAGGTACAGCCCTTCTTCCTTCCCGCCGTCCTCGTGTGCTGCTGATTGATGAAATAGATAAAAGTGATATTAATTTACCCAATGATTTACTCAATTTGTTTGAAGAAGGGGAATTTGAAATTCCAGAATTAGCGCGAATTTATAAAGAGGTGAATCAAGTAGAAGTTCGCACCTATGATGGGATAGATGTCCCCATTAAAGAAGGTCGAGTGCGGTGTCAGAATTTCCCTTTTATTCTGTTAACTAACAACGGTGAGCGAGATTTTCCGCCTGCTTTTTTAAGGCGTTGTTTAAGGTTAAATATGCCTTATGAACCTGATGCAACCGCTTTGAAGGAAATTATAAAGGCACATTTAAGCAGTGATGTGATAACGAAAGATGAGGTAAAAATAAATCAATTAATTGAAAAATTCAGAACATTGCGAGAAAGTGGGGATATAGCAACAGATCAACTGCTGAATGCCATTTATATGGTCACTAGTGAGTTTAAACCGCAACCAGCAGAAGAAAAAGACCTGATTGAAGTATTGCTGAAATACTTAACTAGTGCGGAGGACAGATGATTGACCAGTTAATTACTGCATTGAGTAAAGAAATAGAAATGTCAGCCGAAGAAAT
Protein-coding sequences here:
- a CDS encoding WD40 repeat domain-containing protein translates to MRDESGAEIHPTGVNSVAVIPNKHKAVSAGVDWTLKVWDLEASTVLRTLVGHKDEITAVAVTPDGRSCISGSRDRTLKVWDLEHESEPYDLGNHNGWINAVAVTPDGQRIISASDDATVKVWDFQNRIQLLDLEVHRAQVTDIAVFGGGQFAISVSRDCSLKLWDLRSGTVLTSFIGDSELLSCAVAPDGVTIVAGEISGRLHFLRLENLRQKL
- a CDS encoding IS630 family transposase (programmed frameshift), coding for MINQHLQTATLPGGVATAIAELQDFIAACRDAREARKALAVKLVYQDYLYEEIQAILDVSLGSITGWKQAYEEDGINGLCLNYKGRKSYLSTQQQEEVLSWLQTKNCWELGELEYKLAFEYDVIYESKQSYYDLFDAAGISWKKTTKLNPKADENAVAGKKKEIATLLANHREEIETGLLRVLLLDECHLLWGDLSGYVWGKTDQEIAVPVVNERDKQTYYGAVDYLERELLLKAYDSGNSKNTIDYLQYLLAHSPNQRLLILWDGASYHRSNEVRGFLDEVNLGLPAEQWKIHCVRFAPNCPEQNPIEDIWLQAKTWVRRFCALIPKFSHLKWMFEWFIRHTTFDFPTLQMYGVFSKIK
- a CDS encoding beta-propeller domain-containing protein, with the translated sequence MNDFNNFSLEDAEYVLNLPYHLARAGIADDLCHLLTEFEFIDYKLSILPPQSVIEDYELALQPAVAISVQIKESIELIQAAIRLSANVLAEDRGQLAGQLLGRLQDYDSSEVQSFLEQAILSTTTVWLRPLTSSLTIAGGLLSRTFSGHMAAVNAVAVTPDGQKIISGSEDNTLKVWQLSSGKELLTLQGHTGSVSAITLTPDGRQVISASSDRTLSLWDLEQGTELQTFWGHDDRVWAIAITPDGQQMISGSSDGTIKLWDIATGTEIHSFVEGHSRGVRALALTPDGKRAISASTQGFLKVWDLEHRIELYTLADQIGWVRSMAVTPDGRYAICAVASQFRLTIWDLETKTQLPPFLGHGGSVETVAIAPDGETIISSGANKTIKVWNLHTRELLQTLEGHTNSVTAVAITPDGQQIVSASKDKTLKIWDLRRDRQMQTSKHFSSIDALTITPNGQYVISSNYRQLVVWSLKNYTVLKILEDAHLAAISALAISPDRQWVISSSQDCTLKLWNVQTGAVLRTIGDFHTSPVIAVAVSSDGQAIISGCYDGTLKIWDFDSGRLLREIKAHKGAVLALSIAGSNTIVSASSDRTLKLWDFESGNCLRSFAGHTDAVLSVEVTADGKRAISAAADCTLKLWNLESGTHLRDFIGHTDKVLVVKLASDGQHLLSASADRTFRLWDLESGTELDCREGDPKRASAITAQIDEQHIVGVCEDGTLQVWDNSRQAIVKVWMPGHNKQVYAVTATLDSQRVISTGLDNALKVWDLETGAVLQTLKGHIGFLFDF
- a CDS encoding NB-ARC domain-containing protein, whose amino-acid sequence is MTHFETLKQILHRVEKGQQTDDDITILGQLLLAGDRQFVQQLGKYNVNIGEGKEIHIGDRIYLEWNDEAIEALVKVLSPSPIGIPQNIPHTGVIKFVGRTHELQLLHQKLQEKNCVAISAIAGMGGIGKTELAIKYALDHKKDYSGGICWLRARDKNIGEQIVNFTQNNLGLKIPDYIKGLDNQVSWCWQHWQEGNVLIVLDDVTNYAHIKSYLPFANPRFRVLITTRLELLQFHQRIELNVLEPDTGLILLEFFISNKERIQNEYTIAQKICKFLGYLPLGLELVGRYLEHKPNLSLAEMLQRLEAKGLKQQALKKPEKLTSDMTAELGVAAAFDLSWQELNSTAKELSLFLCLFDLVPISWQLVEQCFPEQDTENLEEARDYFLVYLHLLQREEKETYKLHELIREFFQSKLVELTQTTLIEAVAIKIGEIAAKNSIYITEILQKGLLNWNFPPSSQLSALEWGKQVYIASESWCNGLDKLAKLVMPLRADSSLPVLGVALVEKNPISFRASLIKNLPQSGAIAFERTLINNPNLLCLVIGWYFGEDIQENIVELPSEATKISEDNYNCGDIDINALFKLGWNNFKSSLIKPNISTAWHYVFTDIVEKMSKLLQERSLPVSSGYLSLEAAWHGAIYLTRKHLINSYPNNYCDPIALDEIENRLSKINQYQFSSMMKHCLNQLRIEINACREQDKTHLTLSSSVQIFKSSYNISPEIILNYTADIFQQSIESYEQLVNSLFIKLIPKLQLASILPARLVGYIVPPKSSVDSISISWHWESLPKGQKSYVYFRLIENENSLASSFCQTDLFPKTLKQTPFTQSLLGTNPVTERVYQWLWEDLKKIGWIKGDRLENAGFPYWR
- a CDS encoding VMAP-C domain-containing protein, translated to MNTEYLKAILNRIASKQHTEDDITLLEQALVADNCQIASQLGKYNVNIGEGKEIHIGDRIYNQWDKEAMEALVKAIQEASGIHQNTQGGDAAARDIDKRNIYENCTFIQLLAKDSNLGSLSQEPLKDLDFSDISQESIRQAYQDALPPDASVWNLEGNNITQILQELNEFRRLFEFFNCLSQDESLPEEIRNKLSNVAKNIVSKKHPEEKTNKSSKDFFSDKEGLLESYLIATLERCDDDNEQFLLNAWLIIDDSVQVNDLSKFTSLLNKDEQQQGTLCKFNDIPKQLNKFLKASLRHLRGKQYQLIVEVFLPSDLIGTEVDRWKIYDPIVEEITLGIKYPIRLRSLERLDLEYLDSYLSDWYKYWNKVKTVLHNEPIQELFAHLEEMETFNWKSLRSSLKEKIGLKVTCAPPKAKTKELFKAILTATTPIAIWTRCDIPNFDHVAAIDEILTFKPLCHLCESVRLTREKADAQTEEHLGFHLALLWEDPHRLTPNVMLELKTPGQ
- a CDS encoding AAA family ATPase; this encodes MTDWKIFQGNSEPHDNINQLPPPPSWRKFIGADKEIVEQIEQRWQKFCENLEQNARNEQRGKSFRIHTDKNNDRNTVINMVNAALYLRRPLLVTGKPGTGKTSLAYAVAYELKLGALLPWYITARSTLQEGLYRYDAIARLQDVQMGDKSKDIGRYIQLGPLGTALLPSRRPRVLLIDEIDKSDINLPNDLLNLFEEGEFEIPELARIYKEVNQVEVRTYDGIDVPIKEGRVRCQNFPFILLTNNGERDFPPAFLRRCLRLNMPYEPDATALKEIIKAHLSSDVITKDEVKINQLIEKFRTLRESGDIATDQLLNAIYMVTSEFKPQPAEEKDLIEVLLKYLTSAEDR